The DNA region tcatcatagaattacatgctctttcatatttcataagaggtttctcattatctcactaaaaatgttagaaacttgaaataaggtctcaaccaaaactatacgatccctttaatcaaAAAGTGGTCGATGAGTAGTACACAACGCAACGGTCAAACAATACTCTATAGTGTGTAGGCCCTGTGGCCGAAAACCATTCTGCAGGGAGTGCAGCATTTAAAGTAGGCtctaatttttaatttttagaTGTTTAATAGTATGGAACTTAATAGTGTTACAATACCATAGTCTTCAACTATTTATAAAAGAGTTTTAGTTAGATGTTctttatgcaaatgatatgTGTTTCTCAATCTCAGATACTCGGAGGCAGGGGGAACAACCTCCACGAGGCTCAGACTTCCTTGGGGGATAAATTCCTCATCAGCATGCCCACCAGATTCCGCAAAAATGTGTGGATCAAGCGAGGTAAGGTACATCTGCTTAGCACAGATGTTTCAGACTGAGATCAAATTTTGGAAAACATATGAACATATTTCAAGAAAGtatgtttgttttccttttcattgtattattatgattttttttttttaataatgaagAAAGTTTTAacaagagtgggggggggggggggtgtaaacACCATGCCCCAAGCCAAATGCAAAAGCTGAAATGTAATGTCAATGACTTCACAGGTTGAAAAaatatgcttgtttgtttgttttttattatttaaacTTACTTACACACACATCATAACCAATGAAGGAGGCATAAATTTGGTTGATGGGGTCCTCTCAATGGAGCTGGACATTGCAATATTTAGCTCCCTACTACAGTACTCGAGTATTCTTGGCCCCAGTGTTAATGTCCCAATGCAAGGCACTTCCACCTCTAGTCCTTCAAAGGTACTACTGAAAGTGCCAGTACTGCAGTATCTTGGTTGTTTGCTCCTAAAGTGTATTTGAACTGTATCCTTTTAATTGCTATGTAGAATAAAGCCACTCAAACTCAAACTAACAGAAAACGACATAATAGATAAAAAAGAGCTAAAACCAACTGAATTAttaatattactattttttcCTGCTATtcactgtttttgtttaatttttcattaatattatctGTGAATCCTTGTACATTGTAAGGGGTATATTTTATTACCTTGTAAAAATTGATGGTAGTTTGTTAAAGATGTGAGGCATCTGTTTTGTCAGTTTACATGTACACAGTAATAACACTTTAAGGGACTAATTATAGCCTCCCATGAAGTTTGCCATAGTTTAATCAAATCTTACATTCATACATATCTGATTGTATGTGTTGAATGTACTACTAATTTGCTCTACTTCAAAATGgtgtaatttttgtgtttttttttaataagtcaAAGTCAAATATTTGATTTCAATAATGGTTTGAAGGCTGTGATTTAATATCATCTCTTAATTGAGTACGACACGCtccaatcaaaatgaaatgcaacTCTACCTGTTGTCTGTTACACAGGAGACTATGTTGTTGCGGACCCCATCGCTGAAGGTGACAAAGTGAAAGCAGAGATTGTAGCCATCCTCTATCCTAAGCAGATCAAGTATATCAAGCATGAGGGCCTTTGGTAAGATCTTCATCATTATACAGTAGCAATATCTGaatgtgttttgtgttgtgCTAGTATAATATTATTCAGTATTGCACTATTTGATACATGTAGATCGTTCTGTATTGTCAGTGTAGAGATGAGATGTTGATGATATGGAAATTCAACATTTAGGGAGTATACAGCTACACATATATCCTTTGTATAAAGGGAAGATGGAATGTTGTATGAAGAAACTCAAGGcatgtacacatttgtacatcacatgtagcagcaacaacaacaacaacaaccctgaAGTTGTCTTGGTTTTGATATTAGTTGATGTGGATGTCCATGTCATATTTGCATTGGAACAAGTAGATTGAATTTCTTCAGTGACTTGTCTTTCCTTGATTACTgatatttgtctctttttttttccccttttttttttgaggggtaTTCCTGCAACCATACAGTGTAGTAGAAAAGTTCCCCTTCTTATCAAGAAATGTTAAAGTAAAATAGAACTCATTGAATAAGTCCTTTTTAAAGGGACTTGTGTGTTACAGatacaactagaaaagcacttggagAGAGCACATATCTCTGCCAAGCAACTCATTTGCACCCATACACACATTCTGAAAATTGCCCTTATTTCCCAGTAATAGTGTGTCTCATTTTTCCTCATCAGCTTACTGCACACTGTGTCTTGAGCATGTGCTCATTATGCTTATGTACACCTCAGATGCCTACAGCTTGAACTCCGTCATTTGTTGGCTGCATTTGCCAATTAAAACCCTtttaaataaattgaaaaacaTTCCTAGATCCAGACGGTggtctggatcactaccaaatttCAATCATCCATTTCTTGTGTAGTTATCAACTTTTcttgtaagtttcatccaaatctgtttaCAACTTTATGAGTTATTTTTGcaaagagacagacaaacaaaccaacgcaGACAAAGAAGATAACCTTGACAGAGGTAATAATACCCCTGTGATTGGGAGAACATGATTCTTGACTTTTCCATTTgttaatgtgattttttttttttcaatgaaaactgGAAAGATTTGTAATTCCCAAGAATAATCTGTCAGAAAGAGTTTGCTTTTCTGAGCTAAATGAATCATGCTAACCTCAGAAATACATCCCTTAATGGAATGGCAGGCATTATTTgcaaattcaaattttaactACATTTCTACGTGCATGATTACTTATTCTAAGGTCTAAATATGTTTTGTGCAGGCCCGAGGGTTTTGATGCGGAGCCAAACCAGGCCAGAGAATCTGACATCTCTTCAGATGCGGGGGTCGACGGCTTGACCAGACAACTCAATGCTGCAAACTTGTCTGAAGACGGGGAGAAGAGACCGACGGAAGATGGCGACAACCATGAGGAGGTGGAATGCTACGAGGATGAGTACAGCAGTGAAGATAATGACGACGACCTCTTCGTGAACACCAACCGACCGACTGTCACCTATTACTACTCGGAGAGCTCGGAagaagaggatgatgatgatgaggaggaggaggaggaggagggggatgatGAAGGAAATGATGCAGACAATGACAGAAATGAGGGAGATGGTAGTGGTGGTAGCTATGGTGATGACACAGACCGGTAGGCAGACTATGCCGCAAAATTTCATGTTGCCAAGTGAGAAACTCTTCCCGTGGGGGCGAGTATCTTGGTGATGGAAGGGACATGAGAGCATCAGATCACAGACATTTTAGTGATACATATGTTAAGAGAAAGTTATACCattatcaaagagcatacagtaGTATGAAAGTTGATAAGTTGTCCAATATGACACTTCCTTCAAGTTCATCCTGGCCATTTAACCATGTGATGTGGACTGGTTCTGTGCATAAAGTTACAGCAACTCTTGTTTTATtggaaaaaagacaacaacagcaaacaaacattgCATTTGTAACTATTTTTCATTGGGACACTGTTTGGAACCTGTCACATCTTGCATGTCAGAAGAAGGCAATTCATTATCAGAGCAGTGTGATGGTGTAGACCTATGGGTACAAAATTGTCGAGgactactacatgtatgtgctaaAGTGACATCACAGTCACATGACCGAGAGAGCTTGGTATGGGATGTTCGCAGGGTGACATATTAAATGACGAACTCCCATTCTGATTCTGCATTGGCTCTCAAATGTCTGATTTTGGTCACACTTTCCATATTGAATCTATTAtcttacaatacaatgtacacatgtatgtattgcccatcttgaaaaaaacaacaacacaaaaacaaacaaacaaacaaacacccaaagTGTTAAGGGTAAGTTCttttgaagtacattgtataatgtccATGCTGTGTATCAGACTCTAAAAAATGAGTGTGGTGCTATTGCCATTGAAATATTGTGtgccatttttcttcttttcctgtgAGCTGTGTGTCACATTCAACAACAGTCCACTGTAGTGAGGAACCTGTGTTTCTTTCATATTGCATTGAACGTAAGGCAGTAAGATTGTGAGACTTCGGATGCATTGCAGCTTTGAAAGCCTTTTGACAGATTGCGTAATGCTAATTAATCGCAGATGAAACACAGCTCTGTTTTACTGTAgatgggtattttttttttttttgtgtaaacacATCTCTTTCATAATTGTAGGCAGTCTTTGCATGTGGCCTGAAAAATGCAGAGAGGTTGTACACTGTGAGTGATAGATGACTGAACAAAATGGTGGATTTCATGTGCATGTAGCACAATGGTGCCTGCATTGAAATTGCAGCAGGCCAATGGCCCCACACCTTCCATAGAGTTCTGCGTGGCTGGTTTTAAGGTGGACTCACTGTGGAACCGTACAGTGTCCAAAGCAATCATGTGTGCTACCAGTCCATGATCTGCCAGTAGAGTGAAAGAGCTACAGTCAATGTTGTAAATGTTCTTCTGTATCTTAAGTATTCATGTGAGTTGTATGTTCATTTTAAGTATActgatgtatgtttgtgtgatgTTCTTAATGccattaaatgcaaattacaaatgaaatatggATGTTGTTATTGCACATTTCCTCCACCCCCCAGTATACTCATTGCTTTagaatacaatatacatgtacagatgcTTGACCAAGGTTGCatgaatatgtttgtttgtttgtttgtttgttttttcaagcaGGATTCATCGCTGAAATTGATGACACCTCTTGACATACTTTCAGGgtttaatatctttttttttctaattattttttgtatattgtaAAAGATTCTATCAGCAACCCTGACACAGatgcaaaatacaatgtatgtaatgctTGCATGCGTATGTGTGAGCATGTCGTGTACAGTCGTTCCTGTCTGTAGCAGCCatccaagggagacgaaaaagtGACCTTTTATAGACAGTTGGCTGCTTTAAGACAGGCTTGACTTTATTAACAGTTGTATTTATACAGGTGAACCCTGTtaacacacacagatacaagATTTCATCAGGGAGGTGTGACAGAGACTCCcttatattttcatcattgtaAGAAGATTTTCCCACCACAGATTTCTAACATGCATGTCTATGGCACAACTCCCTTGATATAGTGGGctcacagtaggcctacttcagaAACCCACAACAAGGTTTTGTTAGTACAAGGGAATTTTACAGGTGacattgtcattatttcccATACTTTGTTTATTACATTGAGATTgaatgaaagattttttttttttttgggggggggggtgggggtgatcAAATTTGAAAACACAAGTTGTGAACaaatacattcttttcttttttttttctcacaatatTCTGTTATACACaaagttgcaaatgacatggttacatttttttttttcacaatattcTGTCAGACACAGTTGCTAACGACAATTCTCTAACCTACGATTGGGGCTTAATATGTCGTGACTATCTTTAGTCCTAAATGTGTGTATTTTACAGCAATGTTTGGGCATCTGTTTTTATTGGATTTAATTATGAGAAATTCTCACAGAGTGAGTATCTCTTTATGATGGGGTTCTATTCACCTGTATAATGATTGGAAGGtgccacataaaaaaaaaaactagaaaagcactctgagagcgcagacctccaccaagcagttactttccactaatgatcttgctcttccacagAGATAAGTGATTTTCACCCACTGAAAAATCACCCGATTTcgcaatatagaagcctttgctacgtcataaaccctcagatgcGCGGTGCGCCTctccccagcagaaactaggcCACGCATTTTAGtgtgcgcatgcaaacctcaaatacgcgcagcctgaactcccaagttcattgaccctacctgccaaaatatcaaaatccttcataaattcccccaaaattctcggatcaccaccaaaagttaatcgtttgttacttgtgtcattctcaacctttcctgcaagtttcatcccaatccgttcactactttttgagttattttgcacatggacaaacgaacgaacgaacgaacaaaccaatggtaacgaaaacataaccttctcccttggcggaggtaaaaatgtcTGTCGTACAGTTTTgaatgtgtataattatatatatatatatatatatatatatatatatatatatatatatatatatatatatatatacacatgtatttatatatatgcattactagtttatttcttgattcttcgttgtacatatatatatacacatgtatttatatatatgcattactagtttatttcttgattcttcgttgtacatatatatatatatatatatatatattacaaatagTAATAGCGAAGTCAccatagaggaatgcattaaatgccaattggtTTTTATTCAAAATCCAAATTTTCGGAGG from Diadema setosum chromosome 1, eeDiaSeto1, whole genome shotgun sequence includes:
- the LOC140230411 gene encoding probable RNA-binding protein EIF1AD encodes the protein MSKATKRKHVTREVLEDYILPEENQQILKILGGRGNNLHEAQTSLGDKFLISMPTRFRKNVWIKRGDYVVADPIAEGDKVKAEIVAILYPKQIKYIKHEGLWPEGFDAEPNQARESDISSDAGVDGLTRQLNAANLSEDGEKRPTEDGDNHEEVECYEDEYSSEDNDDDLFVNTNRPTVTYYYSESSEEEDDDDEEEEEEEGDDEGNDADNDRNEGDGSGGSYGDDTDR